In Conger conger chromosome 12, fConCon1.1, whole genome shotgun sequence, one DNA window encodes the following:
- the wdr91 gene encoding WD repeat-containing protein 91: MGSAVERMDELVKEYLTYRGFTSTLKNLDTEIKTDKEKGFRVDKIIDQLQQFIQNYDLSALKDYWGHLDRKLFCRLEDVYRPTINKLRTSLFRYYLVYTVQSNRMEKTQEFFQKQALELQGQPEWRDWFILPFVPAPEQNPAFSPYFSRQWADTFLVSLHNFLSVLFQCMPLPVLLSFDSEVQRTIGLQEENEQLRQKLFARQAEPRPKMEETMVHHKLPSYVQNMDRLGDTELDLVSSQRNLSLATPSRNFFSTFLPQGKRVPGKTPLGAGSSPTQASMGRRDASANHSVKPKDPPPSKDPKMAASSGGASDQLVRQRRHQDHEKERKELLSKPATQIVERRGEAPDADPHPEGPGDVTNSPTSHTRTVGEAAGLVEQPFIKLSQEEYGEHHSSIMHCRVDCSGRRVASLDVDGVIKVWSFNPVMQTKATIMSKSPLLSLEWATKPDRLLLLGSGVGTVRLYDTEAKKNLYEMAIDDAHPRILSLACSPSGTSFVCSAAAHSSRSSSLTEGGSRVVVPVSGQLLLWDTKTVKQQHQFSLEPGPVAINCTSFNHNGNLLVTGAADGMIRLFDMQRYETAMSWKAHDGEVYSVEFSYDENTVFSIGEDSKFIQWNIHRCGVKQSEYSLPQDATGPFVLSGYSGYKQVQVPHGRLFAFDSEGQHVLTCSSNGGLIYRLNEGDNGLESVLQLGGHKAPVVTVDWCSAVDCGTCLTASMDGKIKLSTLLAQKS; encoded by the exons ATGGGGTCAGCGGTGGAGAGGATGGATGAACTCGTAAAAGAGTACCTAACATACCGCGGTTTCACCAGCACTCTCAAGAACCTGGATACTGAAATCAAAACCGACAAGGAGAAAGGATTCCGA GTGGATAAAATTATCGACCAGCTTCAGCAATTCATTCAGAACTACGACCTGTCGGCGCTGAAAGACTACTGGGGTCATCTGGATCGGAAGCTGTTCTGTCGATTGGAAGATGTCTATCGACCCACCATTAACAAGCTGAGGACCAGTCTCTTCAGATACTACTTAGTGTACACGGTGCAG TCGAACCGGATGGAGAAAACACAGGAGTTTTTCCAGAAGCAGGCTCTTGAGCTGCAGGGCCAGCCCGAGTGGCGTGATTGGTTCATCCTGCCCTTTGTCCCCGCCCCCGAGCAGAACCCCGCATTCTCCCCTTACTTCTCCCGCCAATGGGCGGACACCTTCCTGGTTTCCCTGCACAACTTCTTAAGCGTTCTCTTCCAGTGCATG CCTCTGCCCGTGCTGCTCAGCTTTGACTCAGAAGTGCAGAGGACCATCGGCCTGCAGGAGGAGAACGAACAGCTTCGGCAAAAG CTGTTCGCCCGTCAGGCCGAGCCCCGCCCAAAGATGGAGGAGACGATGGTGCACCACAAGCTCCCGTCATACGTGCAGAACATGGACCGGCTGGGAGACACGGAGCT GGACCTAGTGTCCAGCCAGCGGAATCTCAGCCTGGCCACCCCGTCTCGCAACTTCTTCTCCACATTCCTCCCCCAAGGAAAACGGGTGCCTGGCAAGACGCCCCTAGGAGCCGGGTCCTCACCAACACAGGCCTCAATGGGGCGGAGAGATGCTTCGGCCAATCAT TCAGTGAAGCCCAAAGATCCTCCTCCCTCCAAAGACCCCAAGATGGCAGCCAGCAGTGGAGGAGCCAGCGATCAGCTGGTCAGGCAGAGGAGGCACCAGGACCACGAGAAGGAGCGCAAAGAGCTGCTCTCCAAGCCTGCCACCCAG ATCGTGGAGAGGAGGGGCGAAGCACCCGACGCGGACCCCCACCCCGAGGGTCCCGGTGATGTCACGAACTCCCCGACCAGCCACACACGCACGGTGGGGGAGGCGGCGGGGCTGGTGGAACAGCCCTTCATCAAGCTGAGTCAGGAGGAGTACGGCGAGCACCACTCATCCATAATGCACTGCAG GGTGGACTGCTCGGGCAGGAGAGTGGCCAGTCTGGATGTGGACGGAGTCATCAAGGTGTGGTCCTTCAACCCCGTCATGCAGACCAAGGCCACCATCATGTCCAAGTCCCCTCTGCTGTCCCTGGAGTGGGCCACCAAGCCTGACAGACTG CTGCTTTTGGGGAGCGGTGTGGGGACCGTGCGGCTTTATGACACCGAGGCCAAGAAGAATCTGTACGAGATGGCCATCGACGATGCACACCCACG GATCCTGTCCCTGGCCTGCAGTCCCAGCGGGACCTCCTTCGTGTGCTCTGCCGCAGCCCACAGCTCTCGAAGCTCGAGCCTGACGGAGGGGGGCAGCCGCGTGGTGGTGCCTGTCTCAGGGCAGCTGCTTCTGTGGGACACCAAGACCGTCAAACAGCAG CACCAGTTCTCCCTGGAACCGGGCCCAGTGGCCATAAACTGCACCTCCTTCAACCACAACGGCAACCTGCTGGTCACAGGGGCTGCCGATGGCATGATCCGGCTCTTCG ACATGCAGCGATACGAGACAGCGATGAGTTGGAAAGCGCACGACGGCGAGGTGTACAGCGTGGAGTTCAGCTACGACGAGAACACCGTCTTTAGCATCGGGGAGGACAGCAAG TTCATCCAGTGGAATATCCACCGCTGTGGCGTGAAGCAGTCGGAGTACTCCCTACCCCAGGATGCAACGGGGCCCTTCGTGCTCTCGGGGTACAGCGGCTACAAGCAGGTGCAGGTGCCCCACGGGCGGCTCTTTGCGTTTGACTCGGAGGGACAGCATGTGCTCACCTGCTCCAGCAACGGTGGCCTCATCTACAGG